One part of the Marinobacterium rhizophilum genome encodes these proteins:
- a CDS encoding NADH:ubiquinone reductase (Na(+)-transporting) subunit D, whose product MASVSAKDVLTKPIFANNPIGLQILGICSALAVTSNLNTALVMSLAVIAVTAFANFFVSLIRNHIPSNIRIICQMTIIASLVIVVDQFLKAYAYDVSKQLSVFVGLIITNCIVMGRAEAFAMKNTPGIAFLDGIGNGLGYGVVLMFVGTIRELLGAGSLFGVEILPLVNNGGWYQANGLLLLPPSAFFIIGIFIWIVRSWKKDQVEAPEYVLAPNSKQEAV is encoded by the coding sequence ATGGCTTCAGTTTCCGCTAAAGACGTCCTGACGAAACCGATTTTTGCCAACAACCCGATCGGCCTGCAGATCCTGGGGATCTGTTCTGCGCTGGCGGTCACGTCCAACCTCAATACTGCCCTGGTCATGAGCCTGGCGGTTATCGCGGTGACGGCGTTCGCGAACTTTTTCGTCTCGTTGATTCGCAACCACATCCCGAGCAACATCCGCATCATCTGCCAGATGACGATCATTGCGTCGCTGGTTATCGTGGTGGATCAGTTCCTCAAGGCCTATGCCTATGATGTGTCCAAGCAGCTGTCGGTGTTCGTCGGCCTGATCATCACCAACTGTATCGTCATGGGGCGCGCCGAAGCCTTCGCCATGAAAAATACCCCGGGAATCGCCTTCCTGGACGGTATCGGCAATGGCCTGGGCTACGGCGTGGTGCTGATGTTTGTCGGTACCATCCGTGAGCTGCTGGGTGCGGGTTCCCTGTTCGGTGTCGAAATTCTGCCGCTGGTCAACAACGGTGGCTGGTACCAGGCCAATGGCCTGCTGCTGCTGCCGCCAAGCGCGTTTTTCATTATCGGCATATTTATCTGGATCGTGCGCTCCTGGAAGAAAGACCAGGTCGAGGCGCCGGAATACGTGCTGGCCCCCAATAGCAAGCAGGAGGCGGTGTAA
- a CDS encoding Na(+)-translocating NADH-quinone reductase subunit C, with protein sequence MAAKDSISKTITVTVLLCVVCSVVVSAAAVLLKPQQVSNKELDRKSNILSAAGISEPGKSVDELFAQITTKVVDLETGTFTDAVDPATYDAMKAAKDPARSVKLDRQDDIASIKRQARYMPVYLVEDGDQIERIILPVHGYGLWSTLYGFLALEGDLNTVVGLGFYSHAETPGLGGEVDNPAWKALWPGKKVYEEGTMEPVLQLIKGNVNPSSPDAVHQIDGLSGATLTSNGVSNLVKFWLGENGYAPFLANLRAGGV encoded by the coding sequence ATGGCGGCTAAAGATTCCATCAGTAAAACGATTACCGTGACGGTATTGCTGTGTGTGGTCTGCTCGGTGGTGGTATCCGCCGCAGCGGTACTGCTCAAGCCACAGCAGGTCTCCAACAAGGAACTGGACCGCAAGTCCAATATCCTGTCGGCAGCGGGCATCAGCGAACCCGGCAAGTCCGTGGATGAGCTGTTCGCACAGATCACCACCAAGGTCGTCGACCTGGAAACCGGCACCTTTACCGATGCGGTGGATCCGGCGACCTACGATGCCATGAAGGCGGCGAAGGACCCGGCCCGTTCGGTCAAGCTGGACCGCCAGGACGATATCGCCTCCATCAAGCGTCAGGCCCGCTATATGCCGGTCTACCTGGTAGAAGACGGTGATCAGATCGAGCGCATTATTCTGCCGGTGCACGGCTATGGCCTCTGGTCGACCCTGTACGGATTCCTGGCGCTGGAAGGCGACCTGAATACCGTGGTGGGCCTGGGCTTCTATTCCCATGCCGAAACACCGGGTCTGGGTGGCGAAGTGGACAACCCGGCCTGGAAAGCGCTCTGGCCTGGCAAGAAGGTTTACGAAGAGGGGACGATGGAGCCCGTATTGCAGCTGATCAAGGGCAATGTGAATCCGTCTTCACCGGATGCGGTGCATCAGATTGATGGCCTGTCCGGCGCGACTCTGACCAGCAATGGCGTGAGCAATCTGGTTAAATTCTGGCTCGGCGAGAATGGCTACGCGCCGTTTCTGGCCAACCTGCGTGCAGGAGGGGTGTAA
- a CDS encoding NADH:ubiquinone reductase (Na(+)-transporting) subunit B, translated as MSLRNVLDKMEPHFHKGGKYENWYALYEAVDTIFYTPGQVTKSAAHVRDGVDLKRMMILVWLCTFPAVFFGLYNVGFQANTAMANLGLTEATSWQGGIAGALTSFNPDSLWDNIIHGAAYWLPVYAVTFVVGGFWEVLFAMKRGHEVNEGFFVTSILFALILPPSIPLWQVALGISFGVVIGKEVFGGTGKNFLNPALTGRAFLFFAYPAQMSGDAIWTAVDGFSGATPLGLAAMGGVDAILAQNITWFDAFVGNIQGSVGEVSTLCIAIGGLVLLYTRVAAWRIVAGVLAGTVVTTVLLNLIGSDTNPMFSLPFYWHMVLGGYAFGLFFMATDPVSASMTNTGKWYFGALIGLMVVLIRVVNPAFPEGMMLAILFGNLFAPLIDSFVVQANIKRRMKRHGG; from the coding sequence ATGAGCCTGAGAAACGTTCTTGACAAAATGGAGCCGCATTTCCATAAAGGCGGCAAATACGAAAACTGGTACGCGCTTTACGAAGCCGTGGATACCATTTTCTACACCCCGGGACAGGTGACGAAGAGCGCCGCCCACGTGCGTGATGGCGTTGACCTCAAGCGCATGATGATCCTGGTGTGGCTCTGTACTTTCCCGGCCGTGTTTTTCGGTCTGTATAACGTCGGCTTCCAGGCCAACACCGCCATGGCGAACCTCGGCCTGACCGAAGCGACCAGCTGGCAGGGTGGCATTGCCGGCGCCCTGACGTCGTTCAACCCGGACAGTCTGTGGGACAACATCATTCACGGTGCCGCCTACTGGCTTCCCGTCTACGCGGTGACCTTCGTTGTCGGCGGTTTCTGGGAAGTGCTGTTCGCGATGAAGCGTGGCCATGAAGTCAACGAAGGCTTCTTTGTTACCTCCATCCTGTTCGCGCTGATTCTGCCGCCGTCCATCCCCCTGTGGCAGGTTGCGCTGGGCATCAGCTTCGGTGTGGTGATCGGCAAGGAAGTGTTCGGTGGTACCGGCAAGAACTTCCTGAACCCGGCCCTGACCGGTCGTGCCTTCCTGTTCTTCGCCTATCCTGCGCAGATGTCAGGTGATGCGATCTGGACGGCGGTTGATGGCTTCTCCGGCGCCACGCCGCTGGGTCTGGCCGCGATGGGCGGTGTGGATGCCATTCTGGCGCAGAACATTACCTGGTTTGATGCCTTCGTCGGCAATATCCAGGGTTCTGTAGGTGAAGTGTCCACGCTCTGTATCGCCATTGGCGGTCTGGTGCTGCTGTACACCCGCGTCGCGGCCTGGCGTATCGTTGCCGGCGTCCTGGCCGGTACTGTGGTGACCACGGTGCTGCTGAACCTGATCGGCTCGGATACCAATCCGATGTTCAGCCTGCCCTTCTACTGGCACATGGTACTCGGCGGTTATGCCTTCGGTCTGTTCTTTATGGCCACGGACCCGGTATCGGCATCCATGACCAATACCGGCAAGTGGTACTTCGGTGCCCTGATTGGCCTGATGGTAGTGCTGATTCGCGTCGTCAATCCGGCCTTCCCGGAAGGCATGATGCTGGCAATCCTGTTCGGTAACCTCTTTGCACCGCTGATCGACAGCTTTGTGGTGCAGGCGAACATCAAGCGGAGGATGAAGCGCCATGGCGGCTAA
- a CDS encoding Na(+)-translocating NADH-quinone reductase subunit A yields the protein MIKINKGLDLPIAGAPEQLISAAPTVRSVAVIGPDYVGMKPTMAVKVGDRVKLGQVIFSDKKTEGVDFTAPGAGVVKEINRGERRVLQSVVIELDDNEDAIEFAKYSADQLAGLDRAKVEENLVKSGLWTAFRTRPFSKVPAPGSEPHSIFVTAIDTNPLAADPQVVIAEQADAFANGLKLLTVLSKTKVYLCKAAGAKVNTVEGVQLAEFSGVHPAGNASTHIHFLDPVSRTKTVWSVGYQDVIAMGKLFTEGRLSTERVIALGGPQVDKPTLLRTRLGANLAELCANRLKPGNNRVISGSVWNGRNATGPMAYLGRYATQVSVLEEGSKREFMGWIAAGTEKFSVLNMFASVLSAGKKFAFTTSTNGSERAMVPVGQFETLMPLDILPTQLLRALITGDIVTAMQLGCLELDEEDLALFTFACTGKYEYGPILRDNLLRIEKEA from the coding sequence ATGATCAAGATCAATAAGGGTCTGGATCTACCGATTGCGGGGGCACCGGAGCAGCTAATCAGCGCAGCTCCGACGGTGCGCTCCGTCGCCGTGATAGGTCCGGATTATGTGGGCATGAAGCCCACGATGGCCGTCAAGGTGGGGGACCGGGTAAAACTCGGTCAAGTGATCTTTTCCGACAAGAAAACAGAAGGCGTCGACTTCACGGCTCCTGGCGCGGGTGTCGTCAAGGAAATCAACCGTGGCGAACGCCGGGTACTGCAGTCCGTTGTTATCGAACTGGATGACAACGAAGACGCTATCGAATTTGCCAAGTACAGTGCGGACCAGCTGGCGGGCCTTGACCGCGCCAAGGTTGAAGAGAACCTGGTTAAGTCCGGGCTCTGGACTGCGTTTCGCACCCGTCCGTTTAGCAAGGTGCCTGCGCCTGGCAGCGAGCCGCATTCGATCTTCGTAACCGCGATCGATACCAACCCGCTGGCGGCCGATCCTCAGGTCGTGATTGCCGAGCAGGCCGATGCCTTTGCCAACGGCCTGAAACTGCTGACCGTACTGAGCAAGACCAAGGTTTACCTGTGCAAGGCTGCCGGTGCCAAGGTCAATACGGTTGAAGGCGTGCAGCTGGCCGAGTTTTCCGGTGTGCATCCGGCGGGCAACGCCAGTACTCATATCCATTTCCTCGATCCGGTATCCCGTACCAAGACCGTCTGGTCCGTGGGTTACCAGGACGTTATCGCCATGGGCAAGCTGTTCACCGAAGGTCGCCTGTCGACCGAGCGTGTGATCGCCCTGGGCGGCCCGCAGGTCGACAAGCCGACACTGTTGCGCACCCGCCTGGGCGCCAACCTGGCAGAACTGTGCGCCAATCGCCTGAAGCCAGGCAACAACCGCGTGATCAGCGGTTCCGTCTGGAATGGCCGCAATGCCACAGGCCCCATGGCCTACCTCGGTCGTTACGCCACCCAGGTGAGCGTGCTGGAAGAAGGCAGCAAGCGTGAGTTCATGGGCTGGATCGCCGCCGGTACCGAGAAATTCTCGGTGCTGAACATGTTCGCGTCCGTGCTGTCCGCAGGCAAGAAATTTGCTTTCACCACCAGCACCAACGGTTCCGAGCGCGCCATGGTACCGGTCGGGCAGTTCGAAACACTGATGCCGCTGGATATCCTGCCGACACAGCTGCTGCGTGCCCTGATTACCGGCGACATCGTGACCGCGATGCAGCTGGGCTGTCTGGAGCTGGACGAGGAAGACCTCGCACTCTTTACCTTCGCCTGCACGGGCAAGTACGAGTACGGCCCCATCCTGCGCGACAACCTGCTGCGTATCGAGAAGGAGGCCTGA
- a CDS encoding glyceraldehyde-3-phosphate dehydrogenase, which translates to MSQELVFADWKAREALAEAMVPLIGRLYRDRNVETSVFGRLVHKRSVTDILKAHRFARQMMQDQEELSVHDTYPVLEAVDKLGVANAHVDVGKLVIKFRHEGNGDIEAFLKKELDSVIGAPEREPTDVVLYGFGRIGRLLARLLIERTGGGQSLRLRAIVVRRGNAENDLEKRASLLRRDSVHGSFKGTIQVDEENQALIANGNMIKVIFADAPDTIDYTDYGISNALLIDNTGKWRDADGLSLHLRATGVSRVLLTAPGKGIKNIVMGVNHGDIVDEDRILSAASCTTNAIVPVLKKIDEQFGVLNGHVETVHSYTNDQNLIDNYHKGDRRGRAAGLNMVISETGAAKAVSKALPQLEGKLTGNAIRVPTPNVSMAILNLNLEKETSKEELNAYLRDAALFSELQKQIDFSTSPEAVSTDFVGSRAAGVVDGLATIVDGKRCVLYVWYDNEFGYSCQVFRMMQAMAHCTLPAFPPKSI; encoded by the coding sequence GTGAGCCAAGAACTAGTATTCGCAGACTGGAAAGCGCGAGAAGCGCTGGCAGAGGCCATGGTGCCGTTAATCGGCCGTCTCTACCGCGATCGGAATGTTGAAACCTCGGTATTCGGGCGTCTTGTACACAAGCGTTCGGTGACTGACATCCTCAAGGCGCACCGTTTTGCGCGCCAGATGATGCAGGATCAGGAAGAACTCAGCGTTCACGATACCTATCCGGTACTGGAAGCGGTCGACAAGCTGGGCGTTGCCAATGCCCACGTAGACGTCGGCAAGCTCGTGATCAAGTTCCGGCATGAAGGCAACGGCGACATCGAAGCCTTCCTGAAGAAAGAACTCGACAGCGTCATCGGCGCCCCCGAGCGCGAACCCACCGACGTGGTGCTGTACGGCTTTGGTCGTATTGGCCGCCTGCTGGCGCGCCTGCTGATCGAGCGGACCGGTGGTGGCCAGTCACTGCGCCTGCGTGCCATCGTCGTGCGTCGCGGCAATGCCGAAAATGACCTGGAAAAACGCGCCAGTCTGCTGCGTCGTGATTCCGTTCATGGTTCCTTCAAGGGCACCATCCAGGTGGACGAAGAAAACCAGGCCCTGATTGCCAACGGCAACATGATCAAGGTGATCTTTGCCGATGCGCCTGACACTATCGATTACACCGACTACGGCATCAGCAATGCACTGCTGATCGACAATACCGGCAAATGGCGCGATGCGGATGGCCTGAGCCTGCACCTGCGTGCTACCGGTGTGTCCCGTGTGCTGCTGACGGCGCCGGGCAAGGGTATCAAGAACATCGTCATGGGCGTGAACCACGGCGATATCGTTGATGAGGACCGCATCCTTTCGGCCGCCTCCTGCACCACCAACGCCATCGTGCCAGTGCTGAAGAAGATCGACGAGCAGTTCGGCGTGCTCAACGGTCACGTTGAAACCGTGCATTCCTACACCAATGACCAGAACCTGATCGACAATTACCACAAGGGTGATCGTCGCGGACGGGCCGCGGGTCTGAATATGGTGATTTCCGAGACCGGTGCTGCCAAGGCAGTTTCCAAGGCGCTGCCGCAGCTCGAAGGCAAGCTCACCGGCAACGCCATTCGCGTGCCGACGCCCAATGTCTCCATGGCCATCCTGAACCTGAACCTGGAAAAGGAAACCAGCAAGGAAGAGTTGAACGCCTACCTGCGTGACGCTGCGCTGTTCTCCGAGCTGCAAAAGCAGATCGACTTCAGCACTTCGCCGGAAGCAGTGTCGACGGACTTCGTTGGTTCCCGTGCCGCTGGTGTGGTGGATGGTCTGGCCACCATCGTCGATGGCAAGCGTTGCGTTCTCTATGTCTGGTACGACAACGAGTTCGGTTACAGCTGCCAGGTGTTCCGCATGATGCAGGCGATGGCGCACTGCACCCTGCCGGCATTCCCGCCCAAGTCCATTTGA